Proteins found in one Megalobrama amblycephala isolate DHTTF-2021 linkage group LG5, ASM1881202v1, whole genome shotgun sequence genomic segment:
- the reep1 gene encoding receptor expression-enhancing protein 1 isoform X1 gives MVSWIISRLVVLIFGTLYPAYSSYKAVKSKDVREYVKWMMYWIIFALFTTVEVITDIFLCWLPFYYELKIAFVVWLLSPYTKGSSVLYRKFVHPTLSSKEKDIDEYLCQAKDKSYDTLVHFGRKGLNVAATAAVMAATKGQGVLSERLRSFSMQDLSSFQAEGQAKNASSVTTQPAAAQHRTRTMMRSKSETGYSKGHDFDMTEYEMFNLEQYASKEPPGPLTPTPTPTPSQPTVPQPEPTTPLLSSPESFQDNSASTPVASEEPQDKEEFASSASLQFRFKRRAPEPPPRSLRPVTRSRSKNALSSDTEAM, from the exons ATGGTCTCCTGGATTATTTCTAGGCTTGTGGT GCTTATATTTGGTACCCTTTACCCAGCATACTCCTCATATAAAGCTGTTAAATCAAAAGATGTGAGAGAATAT GTGAAATGGATGATGTACTGGATAATATTTGCACTTTTTACTACAGTAGAAGTGATTACTGATATCTTTTTGTGCTG GCTCCCATTCTACTATGAGCTCAAAATTGCCTTTGTCGTGTGGTTACTTTCCCCGTACACAAAGGGATCCAGTGTCCTATATAGAAAATTTGTCCATCCTACACTGTCCTCTAAGGAGAAG GACATTGATGAATACCTTTGCCAAGCAAAAGATAAAAGCTACGACACCCTGGTGCATTTTGGAAGGAAAGGCCTGAATGTGGCAGCTACAGCTGCAGTAATGGCTGCCACCAAG GGCCAGGGCGTTCTCTCCGAGCGACTTCGCAGTTTCAGCATGCAGGACCTGTCATCTTTCCAGGCAGAGGGCCAGGCAAAGAATGCAAGTTCTGTAACCACTCAACCTGCAGCCGCACAGCACAGGACACGCACCATGATGCGCAGCAAATCAGAGACTGGTTACAGCAAGG GCCATGATTTTGACATGACCGAATATGAGATGTTCAACTTGGAGCAATATGCGTCTAAGGAGCCTCCTGGCCCGCTGACTCCCACACCCACCCCGACCCCATCTCAGCCCACTGTGCCTCAACCTGAGCCCACAACTCCACTGCTTTCCTCCCCTGAGTCCTTCCAGGATAATTCCGCATCCACACCTGTAGCCTCAGAGGAGCCTCAGGATAAGGAGGAATTTGCCTCATCTGCTTCACTCCAATTCAGATTTAAGAGGCGTGCCCCTGAG cCTCCTCCTAGATCCCTAAGACCTGTCACCCGATCCAGATCAAAGAACGCCCTCTCTTCAGACACTGAAGCCATGTGA
- the reep1 gene encoding receptor expression-enhancing protein 1 isoform X2: MMYWIIFALFTTVEVITDIFLCWLPFYYELKIAFVVWLLSPYTKGSSVLYRKFVHPTLSSKEKDIDEYLCQAKDKSYDTLVHFGRKGLNVAATAAVMAATKGQGVLSERLRSFSMQDLSSFQAEGQAKNASSVTTQPAAAQHRTRTMMRSKSETGYSKGHDFDMTEYEMFNLEQYASKEPPGPLTPTPTPTPSQPTVPQPEPTTPLLSSPESFQDNSASTPVASEEPQDKEEFASSASLQFRFKRRAPEPPPRSLRPVTRSRSKNALSSDTEAM, from the exons ATGATGTACTGGATAATATTTGCACTTTTTACTACAGTAGAAGTGATTACTGATATCTTTTTGTGCTG GCTCCCATTCTACTATGAGCTCAAAATTGCCTTTGTCGTGTGGTTACTTTCCCCGTACACAAAGGGATCCAGTGTCCTATATAGAAAATTTGTCCATCCTACACTGTCCTCTAAGGAGAAG GACATTGATGAATACCTTTGCCAAGCAAAAGATAAAAGCTACGACACCCTGGTGCATTTTGGAAGGAAAGGCCTGAATGTGGCAGCTACAGCTGCAGTAATGGCTGCCACCAAG GGCCAGGGCGTTCTCTCCGAGCGACTTCGCAGTTTCAGCATGCAGGACCTGTCATCTTTCCAGGCAGAGGGCCAGGCAAAGAATGCAAGTTCTGTAACCACTCAACCTGCAGCCGCACAGCACAGGACACGCACCATGATGCGCAGCAAATCAGAGACTGGTTACAGCAAGG GCCATGATTTTGACATGACCGAATATGAGATGTTCAACTTGGAGCAATATGCGTCTAAGGAGCCTCCTGGCCCGCTGACTCCCACACCCACCCCGACCCCATCTCAGCCCACTGTGCCTCAACCTGAGCCCACAACTCCACTGCTTTCCTCCCCTGAGTCCTTCCAGGATAATTCCGCATCCACACCTGTAGCCTCAGAGGAGCCTCAGGATAAGGAGGAATTTGCCTCATCTGCTTCACTCCAATTCAGATTTAAGAGGCGTGCCCCTGAG cCTCCTCCTAGATCCCTAAGACCTGTCACCCGATCCAGATCAAAGAACGCCCTCTCTTCAGACACTGAAGCCATGTGA
- the mrpl35 gene encoding 39S ribosomal protein L35, mitochondrial isoform X2, with protein MAATLTRGLLRPLSVLGRDCLTPAVRLTQTARFSAVVQRHVCRPLPPVHTAAPVQNTGLLNRVTPLIPSLMLQPVRNLTYYSLRKGKRKSVKSVVQRFLRLHCGLWVRRKAGYKKKLWKKSAARKKRLREHVFCNKTQCKLLDKMTTSFWKRRNWYLNDPYQKYHDRVNLKV; from the exons ATGGCGGCCACCTTGACGAGAG GTTTGCTGAGACCCTTGTCGGTTTTAGGCAGGGACTGTCTCACCCCTGCTgtcagactcacacagacagcTCGCTTCTCAGCTGTAGTGCAGAGACATGTCTGCAGACCTCTGCCTCCTGTTCATACTGCTGCTCCCGTGCAAAACACTGGCCTGCTGAATCG cGTAACTCCCCTCATCCCTTCATTGATGCTTCAGCCAGTCAGGAACTTAACCTACTACAGTCTGAGGAAAGGCAAGAGGAAGTCTGTGAAGTCGGTGGTTCAAAGGTTTCTCAGGCTACACTGTGGCCTGTGGGTGAGGAGAAAG GCTGGATATAAGAAAAAGCTGTGGAAAAAGTCAGCAGCCCGAAAGAAGCGGCTGAGAGAACATGTGTTCTGTAATAAAACTCAATGTAAACTACTGGACAAAATGACAACATCCTTTTGGAAAAGAAGGAACTGGTACCTCAACGACCCATACCAGAAGTACCATGATAGAGTGAACCTGAAGGTGTAA
- the mrpl35 gene encoding 39S ribosomal protein L35, mitochondrial isoform X1: protein MAATLTRGLSGLLRPLSVLGRDCLTPAVRLTQTARFSAVVQRHVCRPLPPVHTAAPVQNTGLLNRVTPLIPSLMLQPVRNLTYYSLRKGKRKSVKSVVQRFLRLHCGLWVRRKAGYKKKLWKKSAARKKRLREHVFCNKTQCKLLDKMTTSFWKRRNWYLNDPYQKYHDRVNLKV from the exons ATGGCGGCCACCTTGACGAGAGGTCTGTCGG GTTTGCTGAGACCCTTGTCGGTTTTAGGCAGGGACTGTCTCACCCCTGCTgtcagactcacacagacagcTCGCTTCTCAGCTGTAGTGCAGAGACATGTCTGCAGACCTCTGCCTCCTGTTCATACTGCTGCTCCCGTGCAAAACACTGGCCTGCTGAATCG cGTAACTCCCCTCATCCCTTCATTGATGCTTCAGCCAGTCAGGAACTTAACCTACTACAGTCTGAGGAAAGGCAAGAGGAAGTCTGTGAAGTCGGTGGTTCAAAGGTTTCTCAGGCTACACTGTGGCCTGTGGGTGAGGAGAAAG GCTGGATATAAGAAAAAGCTGTGGAAAAAGTCAGCAGCCCGAAAGAAGCGGCTGAGAGAACATGTGTTCTGTAATAAAACTCAATGTAAACTACTGGACAAAATGACAACATCCTTTTGGAAAAGAAGGAACTGGTACCTCAACGACCCATACCAGAAGTACCATGATAGAGTGAACCTGAAGGTGTAA